Genomic DNA from uncultured Acetobacterium sp.:
AGGTTGAGGCTTGGTCGGTGCTGAGGCAACATGCCCCCTGTCGGTCTTAATGGTGAAAGTGCCAACCATCTGTTTAAGCATTTCGGCCTGGCCAGAGAGTTCTTCGCTGGCGGCAGCACTTTCCTCAGCCGTCGCCGAGTTGGTCTGAACCACCTGAGAAACTTGTTCAATGCCTTGGGTGATCTGGGCGATTTCGGAAGCCTGATCGTTAGAAGCCCGGGCGATATTGCCCACCAGACTGGTGACTTTTTCAATATCAGCCAGGATCTGAGTCAAACTTTCGGCAGTTTCATCAGCGATTTTAGAACCAACCGAAACCTTATCAATGGAGCCTTCAATCAGTCCGGTTGTTTCTTTGGCCGCTTCGGCACTACGGGCAGCCAGAGTACGGACCTCCTCGGCGACGACGGCAAAGCCCTTACCGTGCTGTCCGGCGCGAGCCGCTTCCACTGCTGCATTCAATGCTAGAATGTTTGTCTGGAAGGCGATATCATCGATAACCTTGATGATTTTGGAAATACTCTGAGAGGAGACATTAATGTCCACCATTGCCGTAACCATATTATTCATTCGGGCATTGCCAATTTCGGCATTGTTGCGAACCTCAATGGAACGCTGATTGGCTTCATTGGCCCGAACTGCATTCTGTTTGGTTTCCTGAGCAACCTCGTCAATGGAAGCGGTCAGTTCTTGAATGGCACTGGCTTGTTCCGTTGCGCCCTGCGCCAAAGCCTGGCCCCCGTCGGAAATCTGACGGGCACCGCTTTCAACCTGTCCGGCCGCATTGTTGATATCGAACATGGTGGTGCTGAGGCTGGATGTAATACGATTGAGGGCTGTTTTAATCGCTTCGAAATCGCCTAGATAGAAGCGGGTGATTTCCTGATTCAGGTTACCGCGACCAATTTCTTCCAGCGTTTCGGTAATTTCTGAGACGTAATCTTTCAGGAAGGCAATGGTCTGGTTCATGTCTTCTTTGATCTGGCCATGCTGGCCTTTAAAGTTGCCGGTCATGGTCGTGTTCAGATTTCCTTGAGCCAATTCTTTCAGAGTTGCCGATGCAGCATTGATGGGCTCAATGACCACGTCCAGGGTCTGGTTAAAACCTTCCACTACCTTGGCATATTCGCCTTGGAACTTGGTCACATCGCCCCGGTTGGTCAGATCGCCTTCAACGGCAATCCGGGTCATGGTCTGGGTTTCGGCCACCAACAGCGTAATGCTCTCGATCATAGAGATAAAGCTTGGTATCAGTGCGTCATTGTCGCTGCGCTGTCCGATTTCTTTCAGGTTTTCCAGATCACAAAGATCTCCGACAGCGATGTTGGTGGCAATTTCCACAATATGAGTCAGCTGAGCATGAACTTCGTTAATGGATTCAGAAATTTCTAAGTAAATACCTGCATAAGTACCTTCAATCTTCTGATTCAGATCATTTACTGACATCAAACCGAGCACATGACTGCCTTCAGTAAGGGCGCCCAACCCGTCGATACAGGCATTAATGCTGTTTTTAAGATCGTTAAAATCCCCTTTATAGTCGGTCGTTATTTTTGGAGGGATGACGCCATTGCCAATCCGCTCAATAGCTTTACTGGCAACTTTAAGTGGTTTCACAAAGGTATTGACCATGTTGTTCAGACTGACAATCATGTCTTTGAAGGCACCAACATACTCGGTGGTATTGCCCCGGTAGTTCAGTTGCCCTTCCTGAGCAGCAGTGCCAATTTTTTTGATTCCCTCGTTGACCTTATTCATTTCGGAAACCACATCAATTAGCGAGTATGCCAGTACATCCTTGTCCGATTGGGGGATGATCGCGACCGCGAAATCACCTTCGGATAAACGGCGGGCGGCATCGGCCTGGTCTTTGCGGTTTTCAATGATGGTTTCAAAGGAATCCATCAGGGCACCAATTTCGTCTTCACTGGAGGAGGAAATGGTCAGATCCACATTACCCAGTGCCATCTGATCGGCTAATGCGGTTAATTCCACAATCGGTTTGGTGATCCGTTTGGCTAGAATATAAGCCGCTGCGCCACCAAGTAAGAGCACAATCAGGGAGATCAACAATGTGATGTTTCTTAAATGAATCATTGGTGCCAACACATCACTTTCATACTGGGCAATGACCAGGGTCCAGTTGGTTCCCGGAATGGGAGCAGTGGCACCAATTTTGGTTGCACCATTTAAGCTATAGGTGAGCATGCTAGTTTGTCCAGCACCCATTTCTTTAAAGGCCATGCCAAGATCTTTCCAGGCACCATTGCTTTCGATTTCGTCAAATACATTGGTCTGATTCATGATGACTTCATCATCGGGGTGGGCCATAAAGCCACCCTCGGCGTTAACGACGAACCCATATTGACGGACTCCATCTCCCATGGCATCAGTGGTATCTTTTAAAAAGGTGGGATCTCGTCGACCGACTAATAATCCGACCACCTGTCCATTGTTTTTAATTGGAGCGACATCAAAGACCACCGGCTTCAGGGTCACTTTGCTGATGGCCACATCGGAAATAGCGGTTTCGCCTTTAAAACCATCGGTGTACCAAAACTGCCCGGCTGAGTCAAACTCGCCGCCGCCCACCAGGTATTTAGCATGACCATCCATGTTCATGACGGCAATATCCTGATAGCCCAGTTTTTCAGCATCGCCAGCAATGGCAGCTACCTGGGTGTTCCAGTCCATGCTGGCGACACCGCTGCGCAGGGTGACCTCATCCAGGGTGGCGAGATTTCCGGCAATGATGGCACCCACGTGGGATGCACCTTCGTTGGTGTATTTTTGGGCATCGGTATTGGATTGTTCCAGCAGCGCCGATGAGCCCATATTATAAGATAGAATACCAAGTGCGATGACGGCAACAGCCAGGATAGCCAGGGTGAAACCAAGTAGTTTGGTGGACAGATGTTTTTTTATGATTCTCCTGCTTTTGCCATCGGCTACTTCAGCCGCCAGGATCAGCGTGTTGTCAATTTCAATGCGTTCTTTTTCTTCCATGTTTAACCTGCTTTCTTCTGTTTTTTACTTTAATAGTTTCTTATGATTTTTCAACTTCAAGCTCAATTCTGTAGAATTGTCACACAACCTGGGTTGAACTCGGTGTTGCATGGGGCCATAAGGCAGTTGCTGAGTAAACTGCAAGCGGTGGGGAAGCCATACTTGTTTCACAAACATGAATGAATCTTAAAAATACTATATAAGCAATATCTATTATACCGATTAGCTAGATTAATTACCAGAGATATTGTTAAAAAAAACACAAAATATTAATCACAAAATGCAACTTTTGTAAAGAATG
This window encodes:
- a CDS encoding methyl-accepting chemotaxis protein is translated as MEEKERIEIDNTLILAAEVADGKSRRIIKKHLSTKLLGFTLAILAVAVIALGILSYNMGSSALLEQSNTDAQKYTNEGASHVGAIIAGNLATLDEVTLRSGVASMDWNTQVAAIAGDAEKLGYQDIAVMNMDGHAKYLVGGGEFDSAGQFWYTDGFKGETAISDVAISKVTLKPVVFDVAPIKNNGQVVGLLVGRRDPTFLKDTTDAMGDGVRQYGFVVNAEGGFMAHPDDEVIMNQTNVFDEIESNGAWKDLGMAFKEMGAGQTSMLTYSLNGATKIGATAPIPGTNWTLVIAQYESDVLAPMIHLRNITLLISLIVLLLGGAAAYILAKRITKPIVELTALADQMALGNVDLTISSSSEDEIGALMDSFETIIENRKDQADAARRLSEGDFAVAIIPQSDKDVLAYSLIDVVSEMNKVNEGIKKIGTAAQEGQLNYRGNTTEYVGAFKDMIVSLNNMVNTFVKPLKVASKAIERIGNGVIPPKITTDYKGDFNDLKNSINACIDGLGALTEGSHVLGLMSVNDLNQKIEGTYAGIYLEISESINEVHAQLTHIVEIATNIAVGDLCDLENLKEIGQRSDNDALIPSFISMIESITLLVAETQTMTRIAVEGDLTNRGDVTKFQGEYAKVVEGFNQTLDVVIEPINAASATLKELAQGNLNTTMTGNFKGQHGQIKEDMNQTIAFLKDYVSEITETLEEIGRGNLNQEITRFYLGDFEAIKTALNRITSSLSTTMFDINNAAGQVESGARQISDGGQALAQGATEQASAIQELTASIDEVAQETKQNAVRANEANQRSIEVRNNAEIGNARMNNMVTAMVDINVSSQSISKIIKVIDDIAFQTNILALNAAVEAARAGQHGKGFAVVAEEVRTLAARSAEAAKETTGLIEGSIDKVSVGSKIADETAESLTQILADIEKVTSLVGNIARASNDQASEIAQITQGIEQVSQVVQTNSATAEESAAASEELSGQAEMLKQMVGTFTIKTDRGHVASAPTKPQPKTEPVAPTEPRIELDNWEHDKY